From Pseudomonas alcaligenes, a single genomic window includes:
- a CDS encoding NAD(P)/FAD-dependent oxidoreductase, whose amino-acid sequence MNARNAHSTPAPLAIPLQVEVAIIGAGFGGLCTAIQLLERGEKSFVILEKADEVGGTWRENTYPGAACDVQSHLYSFSFAGKADWSQRYAPWHEIQDYILDVTERYGLRHYIRGGSEVCAARFDNSTGHWHLTTTRGNAIIAHHVVLASGPLHVPSIPSLKGIERFKGKAFHSAQWDHDYDLKGKRVVSIGTGGSAIQYCPEIAPDVEKLYVLQRTPAWIIPRDTRQYPQWQKTLFARFPLLRKLHRARLYWTNESRVWPIFTPWLARRLQALAGLFIRHQVRDPELIRRLTPDYVIGCKRILISNKWYPMFNRSNVELVDDGIAEIREHSVVTQSGRELPADCIIYGTGFQVDPRLYMKDFPCSGLPGHELMKDWKDGCEAYLGIHISGYPNLHKLVGPNTALGHNSVIFMIEAQVRYILDAIHAVRVRGADYVDVRPDAQRHFNERVQNALKSTVWNSGCVSWYQQADGKNFSMWPWSTWRYWLATRCLPLQDYRFQRCAPISAAASSEKVQKEPA is encoded by the coding sequence ATGAATGCCCGTAACGCCCATTCGACGCCCGCCCCTCTCGCCATCCCGTTGCAGGTCGAGGTCGCCATTATCGGCGCCGGTTTCGGCGGCCTGTGCACAGCCATTCAGCTGCTCGAACGAGGCGAAAAGAGCTTTGTGATACTGGAGAAAGCCGATGAAGTCGGCGGTACCTGGCGCGAGAACACCTACCCCGGCGCCGCCTGCGATGTGCAATCGCACCTGTACTCTTTCTCCTTCGCCGGCAAGGCGGACTGGAGCCAACGCTATGCGCCCTGGCACGAGATCCAGGACTACATCCTCGACGTCACCGAGCGCTATGGCCTGCGCCACTACATCCGCGGCGGCAGCGAGGTCTGCGCAGCCCGCTTCGACAACTCGACCGGACACTGGCATCTGACGACCACCCGGGGCAACGCAATCATTGCGCATCATGTGGTGCTGGCTTCAGGTCCGCTGCATGTCCCCTCTATTCCCTCACTGAAGGGGATAGAACGGTTCAAGGGCAAAGCTTTCCACTCGGCACAGTGGGATCATGACTACGACCTCAAGGGTAAGCGCGTGGTATCCATCGGCACCGGCGGCAGCGCTATCCAGTACTGCCCGGAGATCGCCCCCGACGTGGAGAAGCTGTATGTACTACAGCGCACTCCTGCCTGGATTATCCCCCGTGACACGCGCCAGTATCCGCAATGGCAAAAAACGCTGTTTGCCCGTTTTCCACTGCTGCGCAAGCTGCACCGCGCCCGCCTTTACTGGACCAACGAATCACGCGTATGGCCGATCTTCACCCCTTGGCTGGCGCGGCGCCTGCAAGCCCTCGCCGGCCTGTTCATCCGCCATCAGGTACGTGATCCGGAGCTGATCCGCCGCCTGACCCCGGATTACGTAATTGGCTGCAAACGCATTCTGATATCCAACAAGTGGTATCCGATGTTCAACCGGTCGAACGTAGAGCTAGTCGATGATGGCATCGCCGAGATCCGCGAGCACTCGGTGGTCACTCAGAGCGGTCGAGAGCTGCCTGCCGACTGCATCATTTACGGCACCGGCTTCCAGGTGGATCCACGCCTGTACATGAAGGACTTTCCGTGCAGCGGACTACCGGGGCACGAACTAATGAAGGATTGGAAGGATGGTTGCGAAGCCTACCTGGGCATCCATATTTCCGGTTATCCGAACTTGCACAAGTTGGTCGGCCCAAATACCGCGCTAGGGCATAACTCTGTCATTTTCATGATCGAGGCCCAAGTACGTTACATTCTCGACGCGATACATGCGGTTCGTGTCCGCGGTGCTGATTACGTGGACGTCAGGCCGGATGCCCAGCGTCATTTCAACGAACGTGTGCAGAACGCACTGAAGAGCACCGTATGGAACTCCGGATGCGTGAGCTGGTATCAGCAAGCCGATGGCAAGAATTTTTCCATGTGGCCCTGGTCCACCTGGCGCTACTGGCTCGCCACACGATGCCTACCGCTACAAGACTATAGATTCCAGCGATGCGCACCGATAAGTGCAGCAGCAAGCAGCGAGAAGGTGCAGAAGGAACCAGCCTGA
- a CDS encoding c-type cytochrome produces the protein MKKIILLGFVASVSVLLVIWGPELRDLYLLQKYFDASSHAAEVDGGSWPRLSDACIGCHGFQGKSQNQKYPSLAGQPAPYIATQLHNFASGVRSNPFMTPLAITLSDAEIKLLADYFAKQHPGNNSTYSPDTSLRDKGEKLVENGACRSCHGGQLMGQGNFPRLAGQGYDYLLAQLDNFAAGKRSEPTGVMKSIAGALSAEERKAIASYLASFAIESK, from the coding sequence ATGAAGAAAATCATCCTGCTGGGATTCGTCGCCAGTGTTTCTGTTCTGCTGGTTATATGGGGACCTGAGCTACGAGATCTATATCTCTTGCAGAAGTACTTTGATGCCTCAAGTCATGCTGCCGAAGTCGATGGCGGTTCCTGGCCGCGTTTGTCTGATGCTTGTATTGGCTGCCATGGTTTTCAAGGGAAGTCACAAAACCAGAAGTACCCAAGCCTGGCGGGGCAGCCAGCGCCATATATAGCTACTCAGCTCCATAATTTTGCTAGCGGAGTGCGCAGTAATCCGTTCATGACTCCCCTGGCAATTACGCTGAGCGATGCCGAGATTAAATTGCTTGCCGATTATTTTGCCAAACAGCATCCCGGCAATAACTCCACTTACAGTCCTGACACTTCCTTGCGCGACAAGGGTGAAAAGCTTGTCGAAAACGGGGCATGCCGTTCGTGTCATGGTGGACAACTAATGGGGCAAGGCAATTTTCCACGTCTTGCTGGGCAGGGATACGATTATCTGCTTGCACAGTTGGACAATTTTGCAGCTGGGAAGCGCAGCGAACCTACAGGCGTAATGAAGAGTATTGCCGGTGCACTCTCGGCAGAGGAGCGTAAAGCGATTGCCAGTTATCTCGCTAGCTTTGCAATAGAGAGCAAGTGA
- a CDS encoding coniferyl aldehyde dehydrogenase, producing the protein MSIEQVGPAVEQMRQLFASQRAAFAAERYPSYQVRRANLLALKALVLDNADEIAAAISADFGHRSVHESKLLDIFGLVSEINHALKCLKRWMKPQRRGVGIWFQPGRAALLAQPLGVIGIAAPWNYPLYLTLGPLCGALAAGNRAMIKIASDSSRYGALLARLLGQRFNQDLVAVIQPGPGINDQFSRLPFDHLIFTGSPAVGRQIMRNCSENLTPVTLELGGKSPTLVAPGYSLQRAAETILWGKCLNSGQTCVAPDYLFLPEGSEASFIEHAKAAVARNYPQPLGANPDYSCMINARQLMRVEALLTDAREKGARVVALADAEEARRAGKLAPHLVFDVRADMQIMQEEIFGPLLPVLAYQGLEEAVDYINAHERPLALYLFDEDSGRVQQVLRQTLSGGVTVNSVMLHVLQENLPFGGVGNSGLGHYHAEEGFQTFSKMRPIFYQARLNGSFLLKPPYGRLTQGLLRLLLR; encoded by the coding sequence ATGTCGATCGAGCAAGTCGGTCCGGCCGTCGAGCAGATGCGCCAGCTCTTCGCCAGCCAACGGGCGGCTTTCGCCGCTGAGCGCTATCCGTCGTATCAGGTGCGCCGTGCCAATCTGCTGGCCCTCAAGGCGCTGGTATTGGACAACGCCGATGAGATCGCCGCAGCGATTTCTGCCGATTTCGGCCATCGCTCTGTTCACGAGAGCAAACTGCTAGACATCTTTGGTTTGGTCAGTGAGATCAATCACGCGCTCAAGTGCCTGAAGCGCTGGATGAAGCCGCAGCGTCGTGGTGTTGGTATCTGGTTCCAGCCTGGGCGTGCTGCGTTGCTCGCCCAGCCGCTCGGGGTGATTGGTATTGCCGCCCCCTGGAACTATCCGCTGTACCTGACGTTGGGGCCACTGTGTGGTGCCTTGGCTGCCGGCAACCGTGCCATGATCAAGATCGCCAGCGACTCTAGCCGCTATGGGGCTCTGCTGGCTCGCTTGCTTGGCCAGCGTTTCAATCAGGATCTGGTAGCGGTGATTCAGCCAGGGCCAGGAATCAATGATCAGTTCTCGCGCCTGCCGTTCGACCACCTGATATTCACCGGCTCGCCGGCAGTCGGCCGACAGATTATGCGTAATTGCAGCGAGAACCTGACGCCGGTGACCCTGGAGCTGGGCGGTAAGTCGCCGACGCTGGTGGCGCCGGGGTATTCCTTGCAACGCGCCGCGGAGACAATTCTATGGGGCAAGTGCCTGAACTCCGGGCAGACCTGCGTAGCGCCGGACTACCTGTTCCTGCCCGAAGGTAGCGAGGCCAGTTTCATCGAGCATGCCAAGGCTGCTGTAGCCCGCAACTATCCACAGCCGCTGGGGGCTAACCCGGACTACAGCTGCATGATCAACGCGCGGCAGTTGATGCGGGTTGAGGCGCTGTTGACCGATGCCCGTGAGAAGGGCGCGCGAGTGGTGGCTCTTGCCGATGCGGAGGAGGCCCGCCGTGCCGGTAAGCTGGCTCCCCACTTGGTATTTGATGTGCGTGCCGATATGCAGATCATGCAGGAGGAGATCTTCGGCCCCTTGCTGCCAGTGCTTGCCTATCAGGGGTTGGAAGAGGCCGTGGACTACATCAATGCCCATGAGCGCCCCTTGGCGCTGTACCTATTCGATGAAGACTCGGGGCGAGTCCAGCAGGTGTTGCGTCAAACGCTTTCCGGTGGTGTCACAGTCAACAGCGTGATGCTTCACGTTTTGCAGGAAAACCTGCCATTTGGCGGGGTCGGCAATTCCGGACTGGGGCATTACCACGCGGAAGAAGGTTTCCAAACATTCAGCAAGATGCGGCCAATCTTCTATCAGGCGCGTCTCAACGGTAGCTTCCTGCTCAAACCACCTTATGGGCGGCTGACTCAGGGGCTGTTGCGTCTCTTGCTGCGCTGA
- a CDS encoding DUF2218 domain-containing protein — protein MSVSEAYIACADPVQLIDRLCRLWKKYCISPLSETHLQVDLPSGGCELMAEVNLLQVFLYSSASDHEALRELVARGLYKAANRELIKVSWRLSLE, from the coding sequence ATGAGCGTCAGTGAGGCCTACATCGCGTGTGCAGATCCTGTGCAGTTGATCGACAGGTTGTGCCGGCTGTGGAAAAAATACTGTATTTCACCACTCAGTGAGACCCATTTGCAGGTCGACTTGCCCAGTGGTGGTTGCGAGCTCATGGCCGAAGTGAATTTGTTGCAAGTTTTCCTTTACTCATCGGCTAGCGACCACGAGGCCTTGCGCGAGTTGGTAGCGCGCGGCTTGTACAAGGCTGCTAATCGCGAACTTATAAAGGTCTCATGGCGGCTGAGCTTGGAGTGA